A window of the Dryobates pubescens isolate bDryPub1 chromosome 36, bDryPub1.pri, whole genome shotgun sequence genome harbors these coding sequences:
- the P3H4 gene encoding endoplasmic reticulum protein SC65 has product MGGRALLWPLLLSGLCAAQYEEYSVRGFPAAALEPLQAAYARALAQYADAQWAESARELEASLRLHRLLRDSEAHCHRRCSAPAEGGGDPAEEGGDPAEAEPAVWEWQRELQLFGRLLRRAGCLRACKRDLPVFQLRYPPAQTLRDFQRRLPYQYLHYALFKSNKIEKAVSAAHTFLQKNPKHEMTLKYLNYYRTMLDVDEYLVDLEAPPYEPIFVRSVKLYNSGDFRSSAAGMEQALAEYFQAYEDCLAGCEGAYELRDFKDFYPAIADHFVSVLQCKVDCEAELTPNVGGYLVEKFVATMYHYLQFAYYKLNDVRDAVRAVSSYMLFDPADAVMQQNLVYYRFHRQRWRLQGEDFQPRPEAVRYHTQTAAQKRMLDFARQYLQAEDDEMEVGEEGLEAQDLPSDSEFEGEGDYEEDFFAEWWQEPRTKGDKADQETLR; this is encoded by the exons atGGGCGGCCGGGCGCTGCTGTGGCCGCTGCTGCTGTCGGGGCTGTGCGCCGCGCAGTACGAGGAGTACAGCGTGCGCGGGTTCCCCGCGGCCGCGCTGGAGCCGCTGCAGGCAGCTTACGCGCGGGCGCTGGCGCAGTACGCGGACGCGCAGTGGGCAGAGAGCGCTCGGGAGCTGGAGGCCAGCCTGCGGCTGCACCGCCTGCTCCGCGACAGCGAGGCGCATTGCCACCGCCGCTGCTCCGCGCCCgcggagggaggaggggacccCGCGGAAGAAGGAGGGGACCCCGCGGAAGCGGAGCCGGCGGTCTGGGAgtggcagagggagctgcagctcttcgGGCGGCTGCTGCGCAGAGCCGGCTGCCTGCGCGCCTGCAAGCGCGACCTGCCTGTGTTCCAGCTGCGCTACCCCCCGGCGCAGACCCTGCGCGACTTCCAGCGCCGCCTGCCCTACCAGTACCTGCACTACGCTCTCTTCAAG tcaAATAAGATCGAGAAAGCAGTGTCTGCTGCCCACACCTTCCTGCAGAAGAACCCCAAGCATGAGATGACCTTGAAGTACCTCAACTACTACAGGACGATGCTGGACGTGGATGAATATTTGGTTGACCTGGAGGCTCCTCCCTAcgag CCGATCTTCGTGCGCTCGGTGAAGCTGTACAACAGCGGCGACTTCCGGAGCAGCGCTGCCGGCATGGAGCAGGCTCTGGCTGAGTACTTCCAGGCGTACGAGGACTGCCTGGCCGGCTGCGAGGGCGCCTACGAGCTGCGCGACTTCAAGGACTTCTACCCTGCCATCGCAG acCACTTCGTGAGCGTCCTGCAGTGCAAGGTGGACTGCGAGGCTGAGCTCACCCCCAACGTGGGAGGCTACTTGGTGGAGAAGTTCGTGGCCACCATGTACCACTACCTGCAGTTCGCCTACTACAAGC TGAACGACGTGCGGGACGCGGTGCGAGCCGTCTCCAGCTACATGCTCTTCGACCCGGCCGACGCCGTCATGCAGCAGAACTTGGTCTATTACCGCTTCCACCGCCAGCGCTGGCGCCTGCAGGGGGAGGACTTCCAGCCCCGCCCG GAGGCTGTGCGCTACCACACACAGACGGCTGCCCAGAAGAGGATGCTGGACTTTGCCAGGCAGTACCTGCAGGCTGAGGATGATGAG ATGGAGGtgggtgaggaggggctggaggcacaGGACCTGCCCTCCGACAGCGAGTTCGAGGGCGAAGGTGACTACGAGGAGGACTTCTTCGCTGAGTGGTGGCAGGAGCCCAGGACCAAGGGGGACAAAGCTGACCAAG AGACCCTGCgatga
- the FKBP10 gene encoding peptidyl-prolyl cis-trans isomerase FKBP10, with protein sequence MAPGSIVLLFLLLLLSILGAPGLGDPGPLEDVVIDRYYIPKICLREVQMGDFIRYHYNGTFKDGKKFDSSYDRGATVAGVVGVGRLITGMDRGLQGMCVNERRRLVVPPHLGYGSIGVAGLIPPDATLYFDVVMLDIWNKEDKLQVTTLGRPGPCNRTVQSSDFVRYHYNGTLLDGTPFDSSYSKGSTYDTYVGTGWLIKGMDQGLLGMCAGERRSITMPPFLAYGEKGYGTVIPPQASLVFSVLLVDFHNPKDSISLEQLEVPASCRRRAVPGDFVRYHYNGSLMDGTLFDSSYSRNQTYNTYIGKGFIIPGMDQGLQGVCVGERRRVVVPPHLAYGENGAGDKIPGSAVLIFDVHIIDFHNPEDPVEIETLYRPEGCNATSRHRDFVRYHYNCSLLDGTRLFSSHDYEKPQEVTLGTNKVIEGLNRGLLDMCPGERRVLIVPPHLAHGESGARGVPGSAVLRFEVELLSMEEGVPEGYFFIWHGEPPASLYEQMDLDQDGEIAAEEFSTFIKAQVAEGKGRLLPSSDPDQVIADMFRNQDRNQDGKVTPEELKLKSDEDQEKLHEEL encoded by the exons ATGGCCCCCGGCAGCAtcgtcctcctcttcctcctcctcctcctcagcatccTGGGGGCCCCCGGCCTGGGTGACCCCGGCCCCCTGGAAGACGTGGTGATAGACAGATATTATATCCCCAAAATCTGCCTGCGGGAAGTCCAGATGGGGGATTTCATTCGCTACCACTACAatgggacctttaaagatgGCAAAAAGTTTGACTCCAG ctaTGACCGAGGTGCCACCGTGGCTGGCGTGGTGGGCGTGGGGCGGCTGATCACCGGCATGGaccgggggctgcagggcatgtGCGTGAACGAGCGGCGCCGCCTCGTCGTGCCCCCACACCTGGGCTACGGCAGCATCGGCGTGG CGGGGCTGATCCCCCCCGATGCCACCCTGTACTTCGACGTGGTGATGCTGGACATCTGGAACAAGGAGGACAAGCTGCAGGTCACCACCCTGGGCCGGCCAGGGCCCTGCAACCGCACGGTGCAGAGCTCGGACTTCGTGCGGTACCACTACAACGGCACCCTGCTGGATGGCACCCCCTTCGACTCCAG CTACAGCAAGGGCAGCACCTACGACACCTACGTGGGCACCGGGTGGCTGATCAAGGGCATGgaccaggggctgctgggcatGTGTGccggggagaggaggagcatcACCATGCCCCCGTTCCTGGCCTACGGGGAGAAGGGCTACG GGACTGTGATCCCCCCCCAGGCATCGCTGGTGttcagtgtgctgctggtggacTTCCACAACCCCAAGGACAGCatctccctggagcagctggaggtgccGGCGTCCTGCCGGCGCAGGGCTGTGCCCGGGGACTTTGTGCGGTACCACTACAACGGCAGCCTGATGGATGGGACCCTCTTTGACTCCAG CTACTCTCGCAACCAAACCTACAACACCTACATCGGGAAGGGCTTCATCATCCCCGGCATGGACCAGGGCCTGCAGGGGGTCTGCGTGGGAGAGCGGCGCCGGGTGGTGGTCCCCCCACACCTGGCCTATGGGGAGAACGGAGCAG gGGACAAAATCCCCGGCTCGGCTGTGCTCATCTTCGACGTCCACATCATCGACTTCCACAACCCCGAGGACCCGGTGGAGATCGAGACCCTGTACCGGCCCGAGGGCTGCAACGCCACCAGCCGCCACCGGGACTTCGTTCGCTACCACTACAACTGCTCACTGCTGGACGGCACCAGGCTCTTCTCCTC ccatgACTACGAGAAGCCCCAGGAGGTGACCCTGGGGACCAACAAGGTGATCGAGGGCCTGAACAGAGGCCTCCTGGACATGTGCCCGGGGGAGAGGAGGGTGCTCATCGTGCCCCCACACCTGGCCCATGGCGAGAGCGGAG CCCGGGGGGTGCCAGGCAGCGCCGTGCTGCGCTTCgaggtggagctgctctccatggAGGAAGGGGTTCCTGAGGGCTACTTCTTCATCTGGCATGGagagccccctgccagcctctaCGAGCAGATGGACCTCGACCAGGACGGGGAGATCGCTGCGGAGgag TTCTCCACCTTCATCAAGGCCCAGGTGGCAGAGGGCAAGGGgcggctgctgcccagctccgaCCCCGACCAGGTCATCGCCGACATGTTCCGCAACCAGGACCGCAACCAGGACGGGAAGGTCACCCCCGAGGAGCTGAAGCTGAAGTCAGATGAGGACCAGGAGAAGCTCCATGAGgagctctga